A genomic region of Candidatus Pseudomonas phytovorans contains the following coding sequences:
- a CDS encoding TonB-dependent receptor — protein MSKGASGRFAHQRGKLSLGIQLALLACCSATPVLPAMAATDPAAAARSQGGQYHQFDVKGGALEDAMLQLARQAGAELYLTGDAFAGLYANPVQGRYSLEGALQQLLSGLPVSFSLSGGAERPVIHLQSATSAGNDDLHPTYVYSQRDGRTRDEKGYSDIYDQDISTVYAGKEQIERYKGAAPADVFKGMLNVYSGDARNSGALDPNVRGIQGPGRVPLTIDGTEQALTVYRGYMGANNRNYIDPNLIGSIKVIKGPNLERNVYSGVGGAVVANTLSVDDILKEGEEFGGEFKIEGSNNSVSPKLPTLMTGQMPGADYQYIPINSYYDPSLYKHPRTSSSNDLLSSDDKAYRLALGTRQEHFDLMGAYAYREKGNHYAGKKKSSYYSSGELVDGKWDYVPNLARIYKPGDEVPNSSSKMESWLGKATWKIDEGQSLEFGYRATDSLYGEILPSRISFFTPGSTYDAANYGVPQWPLSHVDSKAYNVEYKLNPDDNRWVDFYSNLWMTRTVSDTYSSGGVPNETTAQNREFRNTAVANAKHDRAGLTVSNKLKLLDSLDLTLGGSYQHEKLSSGDGMLDPSTLGATRLFPRAGRREEQEYNFNFDWQPVSFARFTAGGRYSSYWSFDDFLSKRQRDTGVTTQTVATGKELIYYTRRDLSQEEWRAAVDESIAGDAWMWDMFGFTEEQKQAAIEATERDTPRSVETEHRAHWAHDGKGRYQRSNNPCLEAAATADIYGCTPNLYSGAADAVDSEGNLVNQIEDTSAKHRRDQGWVPNLSATFFTSENGRFYLRYSEAIRYPSMFESTVGFSASLTPWQLEPEHAHNYEVAYIHNLSGWLGSEQADVKLTYYHNTTDNVIERSPQLVFSNVDKQTTAGIELQGRYDNGGFFTDLSVAHVLKNKVCDENSAMQLDATGGIANCVDDGFLGGYLVGMAMPEWSANLALGARFLDRRLEVGGRVIYYKGHDSKFHNNYSGNPMVSYYLNTPLSWDDIVTYDAYVNYKVTDDVSVELVGTNLSNLYYLDPLTRSAMPAPGRTLKIGLTANF, from the coding sequence CAACGTGGAAAGCTGAGCCTGGGAATTCAGCTGGCACTGTTGGCTTGCTGCAGCGCCACGCCGGTACTGCCAGCCATGGCCGCCACCGACCCCGCTGCCGCTGCGCGCAGCCAGGGCGGCCAGTACCATCAGTTTGATGTGAAGGGTGGGGCACTTGAAGATGCCATGCTGCAGCTGGCACGCCAGGCGGGCGCCGAGCTCTACCTCACGGGTGATGCCTTCGCCGGCCTGTACGCCAACCCGGTGCAGGGCCGCTACTCTTTGGAAGGCGCGCTGCAGCAACTGCTCAGCGGCCTGCCGGTCAGCTTCAGCCTCAGCGGCGGTGCCGAGCGCCCGGTCATTCACCTGCAATCGGCCACCAGTGCCGGCAATGACGACCTGCACCCAACCTACGTCTACAGCCAGCGCGATGGCCGCACCCGGGACGAAAAGGGCTACAGCGACATCTACGATCAGGACATCTCCACCGTCTACGCCGGCAAGGAGCAGATCGAGCGCTACAAAGGCGCTGCGCCAGCCGACGTGTTCAAGGGCATGCTCAACGTGTACAGCGGCGATGCCCGCAACAGTGGCGCGCTGGACCCGAACGTACGCGGCATCCAGGGCCCTGGCCGGGTACCGCTGACCATCGACGGCACCGAGCAGGCGCTGACCGTGTACCGCGGTTACATGGGCGCCAACAACCGCAACTACATCGACCCTAACCTGATCGGTTCGATCAAGGTGATCAAGGGGCCGAATCTGGAGCGCAACGTCTACAGCGGCGTTGGCGGTGCGGTGGTGGCCAACACCCTGAGCGTCGATGACATTCTCAAGGAAGGCGAGGAGTTCGGCGGCGAGTTCAAGATCGAGGGTAGCAACAACTCGGTGTCGCCGAAGCTGCCAACCTTGATGACCGGGCAGATGCCGGGTGCGGACTACCAGTACATCCCGATCAACTCCTACTACGACCCGTCGCTGTACAAGCACCCACGCACCAGTAGCAGTAACGACTTGTTGTCGAGCGACGACAAGGCCTATCGACTGGCACTGGGTACCCGTCAGGAGCATTTCGACCTGATGGGCGCCTATGCGTATCGGGAAAAAGGCAATCACTACGCCGGCAAGAAAAAGAGCAGTTATTACTCCAGCGGCGAACTGGTCGACGGCAAATGGGACTATGTGCCGAACCTTGCCCGTATCTACAAACCCGGCGACGAAGTGCCCAACAGCTCCAGCAAGATGGAGTCGTGGCTGGGCAAGGCCACCTGGAAAATCGACGAAGGTCAGAGCCTGGAGTTTGGCTATCGCGCCACCGACTCGTTATATGGCGAGATCCTGCCGTCGCGCATTTCCTTCTTCACCCCGGGCAGTACTTACGATGCCGCGAACTATGGTGTGCCGCAGTGGCCGCTGAGCCATGTGGACAGCAAGGCCTATAACGTCGAGTACAAGCTCAACCCGGACGACAACCGTTGGGTCGACTTCTACTCCAACTTGTGGATGACGCGAACGGTCAGCGATACCTATAGCTCGGGTGGCGTGCCCAACGAAACGACGGCGCAGAACCGCGAGTTTCGCAATACGGCTGTGGCCAATGCCAAGCATGACCGCGCCGGCCTCACGGTCAGCAACAAGCTCAAGCTGCTGGACAGCCTGGACCTGACGTTGGGGGGCAGTTACCAGCATGAAAAACTGAGTTCGGGTGACGGCATGTTGGACCCGAGCACGTTAGGGGCAACTCGACTGTTTCCAAGGGCAGGGCGACGCGAGGAGCAGGAGTACAACTTCAACTTTGATTGGCAGCCGGTCTCCTTTGCACGGTTCACCGCAGGCGGGCGTTATTCCTCGTACTGGTCGTTCGACGACTTTCTCAGTAAGCGGCAGCGCGACACCGGTGTGACCACCCAGACTGTGGCAACCGGCAAAGAGCTCATCTATTACACGCGCAGAGACTTGTCCCAGGAAGAGTGGCGTGCAGCAGTGGATGAGAGCATCGCGGGGGACGCATGGATGTGGGACATGTTTGGCTTTACCGAGGAGCAGAAGCAGGCAGCCATTGAAGCGACTGAACGCGATACACCACGCTCGGTAGAGACCGAGCACAGGGCACACTGGGCACATGACGGAAAAGGGCGGTACCAGCGGAGTAATAACCCGTGCCTCGAGGCTGCGGCCACGGCAGATATCTATGGCTGTACCCCAAATTTGTATAGCGGTGCTGCAGATGCTGTAGACAGTGAAGGCAATCTGGTCAATCAAATCGAGGACACCTCGGCAAAGCATCGTAGGGACCAGGGTTGGGTGCCCAACCTCTCGGCTACGTTCTTTACCTCGGAAAATGGCCGGTTCTACTTGCGTTACAGCGAAGCGATTCGTTATCCGAGCATGTTTGAAAGTACCGTTGGCTTTTCTGCATCGCTGACGCCTTGGCAACTGGAGCCGGAACACGCCCATAACTATGAAGTGGCCTACATTCACAATCTGAGTGGTTGGCTCGGCAGTGAACAAGCGGATGTCAAGCTTACCTACTATCACAACACCACGGATAACGTCATCGAGCGCAGCCCGCAACTGGTGTTCTCCAATGTGGACAAGCAAACGACAGCAGGTATCGAGTTGCAAGGCAGGTACGACAATGGCGGTTTCTTTACCGACCTGAGCGTGGCGCATGTGCTTAAAAACAAAGTGTGCGATGAAAACTCGGCCATGCAACTTGATGCTACCGGCGGCATCGCTAATTGCGTCGATGATGGTTTTCTCGGTGGTTATCTGGTGGGCATGGCCATGCCTGAATGGTCTGCCAACCTGGCCTTGGGGGCACGGTTCCTGGATCGACGCCTGGAAGTCGGTGGGCGTGTCATTTATTACAAGGGGCACGACAGCAAATTTCATAACAACTACAGCGGCAATCCCATGGTTTCGTATTACCTGAATACGCCGTTGTCTTGGGATGACATTGTGACGTATGACGCGTATGTCAATTACAAAGTGACGGACGACGTCAGTGTCGAGTTGGTCGGCACCAATCTGAGCAATCTTTATTACCTGGACCCCCTCACGCGTTCGGCCATGCCCGCGCCGGGGCGAACATTGAAAATCGGTTTGACTGCAAACTTCTAA